Within the Candidatus Epulonipiscium sp. genome, the region AGAATCTAGTTTACCATCTCCAAGATGAAAAACACCTTCACCATAAGTTAAATAATAATCCTCTGGCAAAATAATTTTGTAAATCCTATTCATATAGTCATCATCATGTTTAATTGTCTTTATATCAAAATCCTTTGATGGCTTTTTAATCATAACCTGAGTTTTATCCTGGTTTATATACTGAATATTTTTATAGGTTGGGGGTATTATTTGTACAGAAGTTTTGCCCTTACCTGATGATACTACTTCATATTCAGGCTGGTTATCAACATCCAGAACGATTCTATATGTATTACCATCAAACCGTGCAGTTCTAATACCCTTTACATATTGCCCCCTCACCAATTCTTCAATATCTTCTAGATTAGTTTCTATATAGGGAATATCAATTACCAAACGATTTGGATTGGTTAATCTAAGTACCTTTACATTAGGGTTTGTACTGCCGTATAAGGTAAGAACATCTCCTCTACTGTTTTGACTTAATTCAACCCTATTGAGGTTGGCCTTTTTCATTTCTAAAATAAAGCTCCTTCTATCGGATGCCATTCTAATATTATAATCTCCTTGATTTTTTAGGTCAAATACAACCCTAACTACCTTGGGGTTTGAACTGAATTGACTTGAACGTATGGATTTCACTGTATTGCTATTTTCCACTGTTATATTTGTTTGTGATAGCTTCATATTTGCATTGTCAATATCTATTACTATTTTATTACCTTCTAAAGCCATATGTTCTAGGAAAGTAATTGGGGAACTTGCGGATACCTTAAATTGGCTCCCCCCAGTGGTATCTAAGGATTGTATCCCTATAATATCTGTTGTTGGATTTTGCACCCTCTCAATAGATGGTGGTGTTTGCTCTTTAGAACTATCTGGTTTAGACTCCACTATAATCGGATTTGTTGCCAATTTTGTAGGCAACTTAGGAATATCCCGGTTAAAATCAGATTCTACCGGTATATCCGGGATAGGTGCATCCTTATCTGTTTCGTTGTTTGTTTCCTTATCTTCTATAGGTTTTTCTAATTCATTATTATTATTTTCACCCTCGGGCAAGTCAATCTTGACTATACGCTCACTTTTCATCCATTCAACATTAAATCCGATTGTTTCTGCAACAAATCGAATAGGAATCATAACCTTATTATTTATAATCTTAGGTGCCATGGGAATATTTTTGTCCTCGCCGTTAACCCAAGCTATATTGCTATTTGTTTTTAAAATAACTAGGGTGTCGTTCATTCCTGCATAGACCTCTTTAGTTTCAGGCTTCCATTCTACAACGGCTTCCATTGCTTCGAATACCTCACGGATAGGTACTAGAGTATTTCCATTAAAAACGATAGGGGGCATTTCTCCTTGTATATCCTTACCCCGTACTACTAATTGAATAGGTCTTTCTTTATAAATATGGGTTTGTCCGTCATATTCAAGAATCATTTCATTGGTTTCTCCAGCATAAACCATATTTACAAATAATAAATTAAAGATAAGTATTACCCCTAATATGTATGCCATTGGTTTTATTTTTTTCATTTTTCCCCTCCGCCACTTTACCTTAATTATGTCTAGTATCATGTTGATTTACATAAAAATTATATCAGAATTTAGCACTTTATTAAAGCAAATACGGAATTTGAAATGTTTTTGTAATATTAATGCTGTTTTAGAACAAACTATTCCTAGGAGGTGCTTTTTTGTGCTAGATATTAACTGCACTTATGACTGTCGTCATCAAACTTATGGAAAATGCACACTAAATACGGGCTCCAATGTATCTCAAGATATTGATGAAAATTTTTCTATGGATTGTCCATATTATGAGGCTTCTCAAAGGAAAAAAGACAACCCTGATGTGCAATACTATTCCTTCTCAAAAAAATAAGATGCACAAAATATCTATGTGCATCCCTTTTACTTAAATCATTTTTAAAAATTCCTCTTCTTTAATAATTGGAACCCCTAATTCTTTTGCCTTTTTATTTTTTGATGAGGTAGAATCGATATCATTATTAATTAAGTAATTTGTTTTCCCCGTTACTGCTGATGTTACCTTTCCTCCTAAAGATTCTACTTTTTCTTTTAATTCTTTCCTATTTTTATGAAATGCTACCTCCCCAGTGATAACAAATGTCAATCCTTCTAAAATTTGTTTTTCTTGTTTGCTTTTCGCTCCTTTTATTCTTAAAATTTCATTTAGTACTTTTATTCTTTTTTTATTTTCATCTTGATTAAAGTAGCTATATATGGAGTGGGTGATTATTTCCCCAAAGCCTGCTATATTTTTAAGTTCATCTACATCGGCTTTCATTATCTTCTCCAAGTCATAATTAAAATGCTTACAAAGTAATTTTGCATTGCTAAGACCCACCTGATTTAAACCTAGGGCATATATAAAATTGGGGAGTTCAACATCCTTAGATTTTTCAATCGAATGAATAAGATTTTGATAAGACCTTTCTCCGAAACCCTCCATATTCTTTATTTCTTTTTCATATGAATTCAAATCATAAATATCTTTAAAATCCTCTAAAAACCCTCTTTGTACAAATTTTTCAATGGTGGCTTCCGAAAAACCTTCTATATTCATAGCATCCCTAGATACATAATGGGTTAATATTTTTATCCTTTGAGCATGACAGTTGGGATTAGTGCAATATAGAGCTTTTCCCTCCCTAATCTTTCTAACTTCTGTTTCCCCTTTACATACTGGGCATTTTTCAGGAATTTCTATATTATTACTTTTAGTTAAGTTTTCTGCCACTTGGGGTATAATCATATTTGCCTTGTAAACTTTTATTATATCTCCTATGCCTAATTTGAGCTCCTCTAGTATGCTTAGATTATGCACGCTGGCACGATTTACAGTGGTTCCTTCTAGTTCTACACTTTCAAATATGGCTATGGGATTTATAAGACCGGTCCTTGAAGTATTCCACTGAATGTATAAAAGTTTAGTTTCTTTCATTTCATCCGCCCATTTGAATGCTATGGAATGCCTTGGGAATTTCGCTGTAGCCCCTAGGGATTCCGAATAGGCCAAACTGTCGTAAGTTAATACTAATCCATCGGATCCGAAATCATTATCTCCAATTTTTTCTTCAAATTGGTATACTGCTTTTTCTATATTCCCCCTAAACACTTCTTGATGTTCTACCACATCAAAACCTATATTTTTAAGCCAATCTAATTGCTTGAGCTTAGAATCTTTAAAATTCTGATGGTCTGCTGCAACCAAGCTAAAAGCAAAAAAATACACATTCCTTTTTGCCGTTATCTTATTGTTTAATTGTCTTACGCTACCACTACATAGATTCCTTGGATTTTTATACTGCTCTTCCGGTGGGAGTACCTCATTTATTTTTCTAAAATCCGAATACTTAATAACCGCTTCCCCTCTTATAATCAATTCCCCCTGAAAAGGTATAATTAGAGGTATATTTTTAAATACCTTTGCATTATTGGTTATGTCTTCTCCTATTTCACCATTCCCCCTAGTAACAGCTTGAAATAGCCTCCCATCCCTGTAGGTCAATACAATGGTAAGGCCATCCAATTTCCATGAAATGATTCCTCTTTGGTTGTCTAAAAAACTTTTAAGTTTTGAAATTTCCTTTGTCTTATCTAGGGAAAGCATCCTTTGTGTATGCCGTACCTTAGGTAGAGTACTAAGTAAAGTATAACCTATTTTTTGCGTTGGACTGTCTGCTAGGATTATGCCAGTCTCTTTTTCAAGATTTTCTAATTCATCATATAATCTATCATATTCTTGGTTAGACATTATTTCTTTATCTTCTTGATAATAAGCTCTGGAAGCCTCATTTAAAATTCGAATCAATTCTTTCATTTTTTCCATGACTTACCTCCAATAAACTAAACACACCTTGTTTTTCACTCTCTTCCAATATCATTCTTGCTATACCCAGTATGACAGTGAAAACTCAGAGTTATATTAGAAGACTTTGGATGACTTCATAGAAGTCTATCCCTATGATTTATAATACAACAATATATAAAAAAAATACAGACATCTGTCTGTATTTTATTTGCTTATGGACTTCCTTTCCATGTCATTAATAAAACGAAGTTTGTTTTGGGTCATATTTTTATACTGCTCTTTGGTAATCCTCCCCGATTCTAACAGGTTACCAGCAAAATCTATGAATCTTTTAGTAACCTCTATAAGCTTTACAATTTCTGAACTATTTTCGTTTTTCATGACATCCCACTTTCCCATTCTAAGATTATATCTATGGATTAGAACTTCATTTATTACCACAAATGATTTATGAACGTATTATATCACATTTTACTTTTTATTACAATTTTTCCATGTGTTTTAGTGGGCCATATTTTGTTATAGCTTGATATTATACTTATATATCTCAGTTTTCCTTATAATTTCTCTCTTTTCCTTCTATTTACTATTAAACCCCGCCTATTTTACTGCCTTTAATTTAGCCAGCCCTGCCATTAGCTTCTTCTGACCAAATTTGGGGAATGTAACGGTTACTTCATAATCTGCCCCTGCATAGGTAATATCTTCTACAGTACCTACACCAAATTTTATATGTTTTACTATATCTCCGCATTCATAATCCAGGGAAATCTTTTTAGGGGCCGCAGATGTTTCATTTAAGGATGCACCACCATAAGGTTTGTAATTTTCTAGAACCTTATTCCTAGCCCTTATACCTGCTAGAGGATCTGCAGACCTTTTGGGACTATTACCCATTTTTATAAGTTCCTTAGGTAGTTCCCCCACAAACCTGGATAAACGATTATACTGGGTAAGCCCCCTAAGCATTCTAGATTTGGCATGGCATAAATAAAGCTTTTCCTTCGCCCTAGTTATCCCTACATAGCACAGCCTTCTTTCTTCTTCTACTGCATCTTCTTTTTCTGATACTATACTCATATAACTTGGGAATACCCCTTCCTCGAGTCCCGTAATAAAAACATAAGGGAATTCAAGACCTTTAGCACTATGAAGTGTCATAAGCACTACTGCATTATTTTCCTCATTATAGTTGTCTATATCGGCAACTAGAGAAACTTCCTCTAAAAATCCTCCTAAGCTTGGTTCTTCTGCATTTTCATCATAATCTGCAGCTTTGGATATTAATTCTTTAATATTTTGTATTCTTTCATTAGATTCCTCAGTATTTTCATTTTCTAATTCCTTCAAATACCCAGTCCTATCTAGAATGGTTTCTATAAGTTCCATAACGGTGCCAATTTGTGCCTGCACCTGAAAACCACCCATTAAATCCGCAAAACTTTTTAATTTTGTGGCTGCTCGTCCAAATTGAGAAACTAACTCCCTATCCCTTATCACATTAAAGAAGTTAATATCATTTGCTAGTACATAATCTTCGACCTTACCTATAGTTGTATCTCCTATACCTCTTTTTGGTACATTAATAATTCTTTTTAGTGATAAGTCATCATCAGTATTCTGGATACTTCTTAGATACCCTAAAATATCCTTTATTTCTTTTCTTTCATAGAATCTTATTCCCCCCAATAACCTGTAAGGAATGCTGTGCTTAATAAGATGTTCTTCTAGTACACGGGATTGGGCATTAGTTCGGTATAAAATAGCAAAATCATTATACTCTCTTGCTTCCTCTTCAATTTGCTTAACGATTTCTGATGCAACAAAATCTGCTTCCTTATGTTCATTATCAGTTTGCCTAATCTCTATAGGATTGCCCTGTTCATTTTCTGTCCAAAGTGCCTTTTGTTTCCTTCCATAATTATTCTTTATAACAGCATTGGCTGCATCGAGGATAATTTTTGTAGAGCGATAATTTTGTTCCAATTTAATAACTTTGGCATCTTTAAAATCCTTTTCAAAGTCCAATATATTTCTTATATTGGCCCCTCTCCAGCCGTAGATACTTTGGTCATCATCCCCTACAACACATAGATTTCCGTGCTTGGAAGCTAAGGACTTAACCAGTTTATATTGCGCTGTATTAGTATCTTGGTATTCATCCACCATGATATATTCAAATCTATTTTGGTAATAATCCAAAACATCAGGATGATAAGTAAATAGTTCCACAGTCTTAAAAATAATATCATCAAAGTCCAAGGCATTATTACTTTCTAATTTCTTTTGATAAAGCTTGTAAATATGAGATATTTTTTCTCTTCTATAGTCCCCTCTAGATTGTTTGTCATATTCCTTGGCTGTTATCAGTTCATTTTTTTGGGAACTTATTTCTCCTAGGATACTACCTACTGGGAAGTTTTTTTCATTATAGTTCAATTCTTTTAAACATTCTCTTATGAGGGTTTTTTGGTCTGCAGTATCATAAATAGTAAAATAACGGTTATAACCTATTTTTTCAATATCCCGTCTTAAAATCCTTACGCAAGCAGAGTGAAAGGTACTAACCCATATCTCATCGGAGCCTTGTCCTACTAGGGTATCGACCCTTTCCCTCATTTCCTTAGCTGCCTTATTAGTAAATGTGATAGCAAGAATTTTCCATGGTAAAACATCTTCCTCCTGAATTAGGTAAGCTATTCTATGGGTTAAAACTCTTGTTTTTCCCGAACCCGCCCCTGCTAGTATCAATAAAGGCCCCTTTGTTTGTAATACTGCTTCTTTTTGTTTGTGATTTAATCCTTCAATCAAATTCATATATACTCTCCTTTTCTTATTCAAACAAAATCCTTTCCATTTACATGGAAAGGATTTATTACTGATTTCTTTCTTCTAATCTATCAAGAATCATGTTGTATCCATCTGAACCATAAGTTAGGGAGCGGTTAACCCTACTGATAGTTGCTGTAGATGCCCCTGTTTTTTCTGTAATTTCCGAATAAGTTTTGTGTTTTCTTAACATCTTCGCTACTTCCAGCCTTTGGGCTAAAGACTTTATTTCATTGATTGTACATATATCTTCGAAAAAGGAATAACATTCATCTATGTTCCTAAGCATTAATATTACCTCAAAAAGATGGTCCGTTAACTCATCTTTAATCTTGCTAACCATTAAATTACTCCTTTCATACTTACTCCTCTTTAATATTTTACAGTATGAAAGCATCTAAAGTCAAGCTATATAAAGAACTAGTAAACGTACATCACTTTAAAAACCCTTTTAATAATTCTACAGAAGTATTAATAACTAAATCCTTTGAAACACCTAATTCATCTATAAGTTCTTTGGCATATTTAAAATTTCCTACATCAAAAGATATATGGGCATCGCTACCAATAATAAAAGGTACATCTTTTTTCAGGCATTCTATCATTATATCTTTAACAATCCTAGCCCCCCCAGCCCTAAAGCTTCCGGGCCTTAAGGAACTATTATTGATTTCAAGAAGAGTATTGTACTCCTTTGAAGCTTCTACTACTGCTTTTATATCAATGGGATACCGTGGATCCCCTGGATGTCCTATGATATCGATATTAGGATTTTCCATAACTTTAAGTAAAGCATTAGTGTTCTCACGGATATTCCCAGGATTAATACAAGGTGGATGAAAACTTGCTATAACAATATCAAGGTATCTTAGTGTGTCTTCATCTAAATCTACGCTACCTTCATAATCAATAATATTTACCTCTGCTCCCTTTAAAATCTCCACCCCATATATCTTCTTGGGAAGGACTGCCATATTGTGAAAATGAAATAAATGGGCACCTCCAGGCATTTTATCTGAATGATCTGTAATAGCTATAAGTTCGAAGTTCTTTTCCGCTGCTTCTTTAGCCATTTCCTGTACCGTACTATAAGCATGACCACTGGCTACTGTATGACAATGGGTATCTAAAACAAATTTCATTAAGTCCATCTCCTTGTAATCTTATAGGGTCTTATATTTAAAATATTATTTTTATTGTATCATATTCATTTTTTATTGCAAATCATTCATGTGTAATACCTATGTCACTATTTAATCCGCTTTTAAGTCTTTAAATTTTGTTCCCCATGTTTCTTGTATTTCTTTATATTATAAGCTCAATCAAAATTCTTCCCTAATATTTTATATAACAACTTTATTTCGACCCTTACTTTTCGCTTGGTATAATTTATCATCTACGCATTTAAGAACATCAGTTGCTGTTAAATCGTTATTTTTAATTGTACATAATCCAAAGGATGCCGTTATGCTTACCTTCTTATTATCAATAATTATTTTTGACTTCTCAATAGTTTTTCTTATTCTTTCTAAAACCCTATACGCTTTTTTATTATTAGTATTTGGTAAACAAATTAAAAATTCTTCTCCTCCATATCTGCCTACCCAATCTCCCTCATATCTAATAGATTGTAATAGCATCCTTGCCACTTTTTTAATAACAATATCCCCTGCACCGTGACCATAGGTATCATTTACCTTTTTAAAATAATCTATATCCATTATAGCAATAGATAGAGGTATTCTACTTGAACATCTTTCAATTTCCCTAGGTAACATCTCATCAATATATCTCCTGTTATAAATGTTGGTTAGGGGGTCCTTCATTATGAGGGCATTTATATCTTGTATCATGTTACGAAGTTCATGCTCACGGCTTTGCCCCATATTAAATGTTTCAAGGACTATGCCTTCGGTAATATCTTTTATTAATTCTAGGGCTATTATTTCATTATCACTTTCTATAGGTACAATGAATATTAAAAAAACCCTTTCTCCATTATGCTGTATCTTAACTAAGTTTTCTTGACTTTCCAGTGCCCTCTTAAGTATGCAATCCTTGCACTCCCTGTTATCTAGGCAATAGGGATAACAGTTAACATTATCTGGCACCTTCATTTCCTTGTATTTAATAACCTTCTTTTTAGTTGGATTAATAATTCGTACAATATCAAAGATTCTTTTATAAACTTCTATTTGTTGCAGAATATCGTATTCTATTAATTCTTTCATATAAGTAAGTTCCCCCTTTAAAATGGTCTTCACTTTATAACTATATCAGAATAAGTCTTTTGTAGTATTTAGTTTTTATTCATAATTATTATTAGAGCTATATTAATTCATTTATTTATAAAAAACAACTTAATTCTTATTCTAATTGTGTTTTTCTACTAGTAATTAATTCCATCAAAAATAAAAGTACTGTTTCTAGTACTTAATATTATATTGGCATATCTAAAAAGATTTATTCAGTATAGATTTGTAAAAAATGAAAAACCGCCAAATTCAGTGCTTTATAACATTGAATTTGACGGTTTATATACTAATGTCTAAAATGTCTCATTCCTGTGAATACCATGGCTATTCCATATTTATCACAGGCATCTATGGATTCTTGGTCCCTTAGGGAACCTCCCGGCTGGATTATTGCTGTTATTCCTATTTTTGCTGCTTCTTCAACACAATCTGGAAATGGAAAGAAAGCATCAGAGGCAAGACTTGCCCCTTTTAATTTATCTGCTCCTAATTGCTCTATGCAATGGTCTATTGCCTGCTTACAAGCCCAGATTCTATTGACCTGTCCAGGTCCTACCCCTAGGGACTGTTTATCTTTAGCTATGGCTATACCATTGGATTTTGCATATTTTACTATTTTCCAAGCAAAAAGTAAGTCTTCCATCTCTTTTTCTGTCGGTTTTTTCTTGGTTACTATCTTTGGCTCTTCTTCTGGAAGAAGTACATTATCTATATCTTGTATTAATAATCCACCTGCTACTTTCTTTAAATCATAGGAGCCTTTTGGCTGTTTAACTGTAATATCATCAAGTCTTAGGATTCTAAGATTTTTCTTTTTAGTCAATACTTCTAAAGCTTCACTACTATATTTTGGGGCAACAATAATCTCTATAAAAATCTTATTCATTTCTATAGCTGTTTTTTCATCGATTTCACGATTTGCCACTACTATGCCCCCAAATATAGAAACTGGGTCCGAAGTATAGGCTGTCATATATGCATCATAAATATTATTACCACTGCCTACACCACAGGGATTTGCATGTTTACACGCAACAACCGTAGGTTCTTCGAATTCTTTAAGAAGTTCTAGAGCCCCATTTGTATCATTAATATTATTAAAAGAAAGTTCTTTACCGTGAAGCTGAGTAGCCGAACTTAAACACCCTGTGTTTTTTCCTATTTCTTTATAAAAAGCTGCCTTTTGGTGAGGATTTTCTCCATATCTCATATCCTGAACCTTTTCAAAGGTTAGGCTTAAAGTATCTGGGAAGCCTTCACCTTCCCTTTGTTTTCTGAGGTAGTTCGCAATAAGGGTATCATAGCTTGATGTATGTTCAAACACCTTAGAGGATAAATAGAACTTAGTATTTTTTGATACCTCACCTTTTTCTTTAAGTTCATCTAAAACCCTATCATAATCCTTAGGGTCTACTATAACCGCTACATCTTGATAATTCTTTGCAGCAGAACGAAGCATTGTAGGACCACCTATATCAATATTTTCAATGGCATCTTCTAAAGTTACACCATCTTTTAAAATAGTTTGTTTAAAGGGGTATAAATTCACAACTACCATATCTATAGGGGTTATATCTAATTCTTCTAATTGACTTACATGTTCTTTCTTGCTTCTCATAGCAAGAAGGCCTGCATGAATATTAGGATGAAGGGTCTTTACCCTACCATCTAGGCATTCTGGAAACCCCGTTATTTCAGAAATACCGATAACCTTAATTCCTGCATCGGAAATAGCTTTAGCTGTTCCCCCGGTAGATACAATTTCAAAACCTAGCTCACTAATTTTTTTTGCAAATTCTATAACTCCTGTTTTGTCTGAAACACTAATTAATGCTCTTTTCATACTATATATCCTCCTTAATTTTATAATTTACCATGGAAACTCCTACTAATTACTTCTTGCTGCTGCTCTTTGCTTAATTTGTGGAAATTAACCGCATAACCGGATACCCTAATTGTTAGATTGGGATGCTTTTCCGGGTGCTCCATAGCTTCTATCAATTTTTCCCTATTGATTACATTGACATTAAGATGATGAGCATTTTGAATAAAATAGCCCTCTAGAATACCTACTAAATTGTTGATTTGTTCGTCTTTTGCCTTCCCTAAAGTAGTTGGTTCTATACTAAGGGTACAGGATATACCATCCTTACAGGCCTCATAAGGAAGTTTTGCTACAGAGTTAAGGGAGGCTAGTGCTCCTTTTTTATCCCTATTATGCATAGGATTAGCCCCTGGAGCAAAGGGTTCCCCCATTTTTCTTCCATCGGGGGTATTTCCCGTTTTCTTTCCATATACCACATTAGAAGTTATTGTTAATATAGATAGGGTATGCTTTGCTCCTCTATAGGATGGAACCTTAGAAAGTTCATTATTAAATTCGACAACCAAATCCCTAGCAATATTGTCTACCCTTTCATCATCGTTACCA harbors:
- a CDS encoding AMIN domain-containing protein, with translation MKKIKPMAYILGVILIFNLLFVNMVYAGETNEMILEYDGQTHIYKERPIQLVVRGKDIQGEMPPIVFNGNTLVPIREVFEAMEAVVEWKPETKEVYAGMNDTLVILKTNSNIAWVNGEDKNIPMAPKIINNKVMIPIRFVAETIGFNVEWMKSERIVKIDLPEGENNNNELEKPIEDKETNNETDKDAPIPDIPVESDFNRDIPKLPTKLATNPIIVESKPDSSKEQTPPSIERVQNPTTDIIGIQSLDTTGGSQFKVSASSPITFLEHMALEGNKIVIDIDNANMKLSQTNITVENSNTVKSIRSSQFSSNPKVVRVVFDLKNQGDYNIRMASDRRSFILEMKKANLNRVELSQNSRGDVLTLYGSTNPNVKVLRLTNPNRLVIDIPYIETNLEDIEELVRGQYVKGIRTARFDGNTYRIVLDVDNQPEYEVVSSGKGKTSVQIIPPTYKNIQYINQDKTQVMIKKPSKDFDIKTIKHDDDYMNRIYKIILPEDYYLTYGEGVFHLGDGKLDSIQIGRNSNNKTEFKFIQKSVFAYDVLDEGEYIIISILKPTEKYSKIMVLDAGHGGKDPGALGNGLVEKELNLDITLKLNALLASRPDIKVYNTRTSDTYPSLEDRSKLANEIGADIFVSVHNNSFTSEHKGTETLYFPTHLDTTAQFSGKKMAQIFQNVLVQQLGTKDRGLKERPGLYVLRTTKMPAVIIEVAFLSNKDDANLLRSDSFRQNAAKAIFEGILTIFERYPTNR
- the pcrA gene encoding DNA helicase PcrA translates to MNLIEGLNHKQKEAVLQTKGPLLILAGAGSGKTRVLTHRIAYLIQEEDVLPWKILAITFTNKAAKEMRERVDTLVGQGSDEIWVSTFHSACVRILRRDIEKIGYNRYFTIYDTADQKTLIRECLKELNYNEKNFPVGSILGEISSQKNELITAKEYDKQSRGDYRREKISHIYKLYQKKLESNNALDFDDIIFKTVELFTYHPDVLDYYQNRFEYIMVDEYQDTNTAQYKLVKSLASKHGNLCVVGDDDQSIYGWRGANIRNILDFEKDFKDAKVIKLEQNYRSTKIILDAANAVIKNNYGRKQKALWTENEQGNPIEIRQTDNEHKEADFVASEIVKQIEEEAREYNDFAILYRTNAQSRVLEEHLIKHSIPYRLLGGIRFYERKEIKDILGYLRSIQNTDDDLSLKRIINVPKRGIGDTTIGKVEDYVLANDINFFNVIRDRELVSQFGRAATKLKSFADLMGGFQVQAQIGTVMELIETILDRTGYLKELENENTEESNERIQNIKELISKAADYDENAEEPSLGGFLEEVSLVADIDNYNEENNAVVLMTLHSAKGLEFPYVFITGLEEGVFPSYMSIVSEKEDAVEEERRLCYVGITRAKEKLYLCHAKSRMLRGLTQYNRLSRFVGELPKELIKMGNSPKRSADPLAGIRARNKVLENYKPYGGASLNETSAAPKKISLDYECGDIVKHIKFGVGTVEDITYAGADYEVTVTFPKFGQKKLMAGLAKLKAVK
- a CDS encoding GGDEF domain-containing protein; its protein translation is MKELIEYDILQQIEVYKRIFDIVRIINPTKKKVIKYKEMKVPDNVNCYPYCLDNRECKDCILKRALESQENLVKIQHNGERVFLIFIVPIESDNEIIALELIKDITEGIVLETFNMGQSREHELRNMIQDINALIMKDPLTNIYNRRYIDEMLPREIERCSSRIPLSIAIMDIDYFKKVNDTYGHGAGDIVIKKVARMLLQSIRYEGDWVGRYGGEEFLICLPNTNNKKAYRVLERIRKTIEKSKIIIDNKKVSITASFGLCTIKNNDLTATDVLKCVDDKLYQAKSKGRNKVVI
- the purH gene encoding bifunctional phosphoribosylaminoimidazolecarboxamide formyltransferase/IMP cyclohydrolase, with the protein product MKRALISVSDKTGVIEFAKKISELGFEIVSTGGTAKAISDAGIKVIGISEITGFPECLDGRVKTLHPNIHAGLLAMRSKKEHVSQLEELDITPIDMVVVNLYPFKQTILKDGVTLEDAIENIDIGGPTMLRSAAKNYQDVAVIVDPKDYDRVLDELKEKGEVSKNTKFYLSSKVFEHTSSYDTLIANYLRKQREGEGFPDTLSLTFEKVQDMRYGENPHQKAAFYKEIGKNTGCLSSATQLHGKELSFNNINDTNGALELLKEFEEPTVVACKHANPCGVGSGNNIYDAYMTAYTSDPVSIFGGIVVANREIDEKTAIEMNKIFIEIIVAPKYSSEALEVLTKKKNLRILRLDDITVKQPKGSYDLKKVAGGLLIQDIDNVLLPEEEPKIVTKKKPTEKEMEDLLFAWKIVKYAKSNGIAIAKDKQSLGVGPGQVNRIWACKQAIDHCIEQLGADKLKGASLASDAFFPFPDCVEEAAKIGITAIIQPGGSLRDQESIDACDKYGIAMVFTGMRHFRH
- the ligA gene encoding NAD-dependent DNA ligase LigA; its protein translation is MEKMKELIRILNEASRAYYQEDKEIMSNQEYDRLYDELENLEKETGIILADSPTQKIGYTLLSTLPKVRHTQRMLSLDKTKEISKLKSFLDNQRGIISWKLDGLTIVLTYRDGRLFQAVTRGNGEIGEDITNNAKVFKNIPLIIPFQGELIIRGEAVIKYSDFRKINEVLPPEEQYKNPRNLCSGSVRQLNNKITAKRNVYFFAFSLVAADHQNFKDSKLKQLDWLKNIGFDVVEHQEVFRGNIEKAVYQFEEKIGDNDFGSDGLVLTYDSLAYSESLGATAKFPRHSIAFKWADEMKETKLLYIQWNTSRTGLINPIAIFESVELEGTTVNRASVHNLSILEELKLGIGDIIKVYKANMIIPQVAENLTKSNNIEIPEKCPVCKGETEVRKIREGKALYCTNPNCHAQRIKILTHYVSRDAMNIEGFSEATIEKFVQRGFLEDFKDIYDLNSYEKEIKNMEGFGERSYQNLIHSIEKSKDVELPNFIYALGLNQVGLSNAKLLCKHFNYDLEKIMKADVDELKNIAGFGEIITHSIYSYFNQDENKKRIKVLNEILRIKGAKSKQEKQILEGLTFVITGEVAFHKNRKELKEKVESLGGKVTSAVTGKTNYLINNDIDSTSSKNKKAKELGVPIIKEEEFLKMI
- a CDS encoding phosphatase, producing MKFVLDTHCHTVASGHAYSTVQEMAKEAAEKNFELIAITDHSDKMPGGAHLFHFHNMAVLPKKIYGVEILKGAEVNIIDYEGSVDLDEDTLRYLDIVIASFHPPCINPGNIRENTNALLKVMENPNIDIIGHPGDPRYPIDIKAVVEASKEYNTLLEINNSSLRPGSFRAGGARIVKDIMIECLKKDVPFIIGSDAHISFDVGNFKYAKELIDELGVSKDLVINTSVELLKGFLK